From Epinephelus lanceolatus isolate andai-2023 chromosome 2, ASM4190304v1, whole genome shotgun sequence, one genomic window encodes:
- the LOC144459172 gene encoding uncharacterized protein LOC144459172 isoform X1 → MAEFDPRGCLETQVGASPLLTLPELACTLAGGWECVASEPCAIIRAPRWEPSAAIKVVGWWLSLLLPVTLRPHSRELLGWCGERLTDSCGGGPLTSCTVVHMGVS, encoded by the exons ATGGCAGAATTTGATCCACGTGGCTGTCTTGAGACGCAGGTCGGCGCGTCTCCTCTGCTCACTTTGCCAG AGTTGGCCTGTACTCTGGCCGGGGGTTGGGAGTGCGTGGCCTCGGAGCCGTGCGCAATAATCCGCGCACCGCGTTGGGAACCCTCAG CAGCTATAAAGGTGGTTGGTTGGTGGCTATCTCTCCTGTTGCCTGTGACGCTGCGCCCTCACTCACGG GAGCTGTTGGGCTGGTGTGGCGAGCGACTGACTGATTCCTGCGGTGGCGGTCCCCTCACTTCCTGTACAGTAGTGCACATGGGTGTCAGTTGA
- the LOC144459172 gene encoding uncharacterized protein LOC144459172 isoform X2 yields the protein MAEFDPRGCLETQVGASPLLTLPELACTLAGGWECVASEPCAIIRAPRWEPSAIKVVGWWLSLLLPVTLRPHSRELLGWCGERLTDSCGGGPLTSCTVVHMGVS from the exons ATGGCAGAATTTGATCCACGTGGCTGTCTTGAGACGCAGGTCGGCGCGTCTCCTCTGCTCACTTTGCCAG AGTTGGCCTGTACTCTGGCCGGGGGTTGGGAGTGCGTGGCCTCGGAGCCGTGCGCAATAATCCGCGCACCGCGTTGGGAACCCTCAG CTATAAAGGTGGTTGGTTGGTGGCTATCTCTCCTGTTGCCTGTGACGCTGCGCCCTCACTCACGG GAGCTGTTGGGCTGGTGTGGCGAGCGACTGACTGATTCCTGCGGTGGCGGTCCCCTCACTTCCTGTACAGTAGTGCACATGGGTGTCAGTTGA